TGCCCCTTTTCACTCTTTTGGAGGCCCTTTCTAGCTAATGTCTTTCGGAATTATGGCTGTTTGTCAAGTCTGCTACGGAACTACTGCTCAGGAACTCCTAAGATTAAAATTGGTAATGTGTCCCCCGAAGCCCCCCCGTAATCGGGATTAGTTTTTTGAGGTCATCGATTTGGGTTTTTGCGGAAAGGGTATTTAGTACATTCTTGATGTCTGATTCACCATCGAACAACGAGGGGTAATCCTTCGTAGCGCTCTTATTGGCAATGTCGGCGGTTATTTTTTCTTCTACCTTTTTGAAGGCCTCGATTAAATCTGCAAAAAAATCAAGTCCGGTCGGCCTGAACTCGAATTGATTCTTATTGGTTAAATGGACATTAACGCATTTGTTATCGAATATTGAAAATTGTCTGAATTCGTTTTGTTGTTTGTGGTCTGGGTATGTGAGGGAATACTGTTTAGAATCGGACGTAAAAATGATTTCTGCTGATACATTACTATGACCGCTTGCGACATGAATGTTCGGCAGAATATCTTCTGTTGAACGGCTATGAAAAGCCTTCTTCAATAGGCGAGTATAGCCTGTTTTGCCCGAACCATTTACGCCGTAAATAATTGTTACCTGAGGGCAAAAATCTATCTTTTGATTTTCTACAAGAGCGTTTACGCCTTTAAGGTTTTGCAGGCTTGTTAGCAGAAGGCCATTTTTAAAATCGTCACATGATGCGTTGTCGCAGCTTATTACAATAGCAGGCTTCTCTGTTGATTGTTTTAAGCCAGCATCTTCAAGAATGTAAGTGTAAGCTATGTCTATGTCGGTGTCAGATATCTTTGTACCAG
This genomic window from Desulfuromonas sp. contains:
- a CDS encoding ATP-binding protein translates to MTETDEGKNDSLNSEIELFAESLPYWAKYLGSKLLSGTKISDTDIDIAYTYILEDAGLKQSTEKPAIVISCDNASCDDFKNGLLLTSLQNLKGVNALVENQKIDFCPQVTIIYGVNGSGKTGYTRLLKKAFHSRSTEDILPNIHVASGHSNVSAEIIFTSDSKQYSLTYPDHKQQNEFRQFSIFDNKCVNVHLTNKNQFEFRPTGLDFFADLIEAFKKVEEKITADIANKSATKDYPSLFDGESDIKNVLNTLSAKTQIDDLKKLIPITGGLRGTHYQF